The following are from one region of the Gossypium hirsutum isolate 1008001.06 chromosome D03, Gossypium_hirsutum_v2.1, whole genome shotgun sequence genome:
- the LOC107933693 gene encoding AT-hook motif nuclear-localized protein 23: protein MAGLDLGYVHHQLHRPDLHLQHQSEHEDHLTGGGSGGGSADDLMNTGHNDLVARRPRGRPPGSKNKPKPPVIITRESANALRAHILEIGNGCDVFDCIANYARRRQRGICILSGSGTVTNVTIRQPSATGSVVTLHGRFEILSLSGSFLPPPAPPGATSLTIFLAGGQGQVVGGNVVGELMAAGPVIVIASSFTNVAYERLPLEEDDGGGNGGANGGGNGNNMFADPGATTQQGGLPFFNLPLNMPPNVQLPVEGWPGNSSGNRPPF, encoded by the coding sequence ATGGCTGGTCTTGATTTAGGCTATGTTCATCATCAACTTCATAGACCTGACCTTCATCTTCAACACCAATCTGAACATGAAGACCACCTTACCGGTGGCGGAAGCGGCGGTGGATCAGCCGATGACTTGATGAACACAGGTCATAATGACCTTGTTGCTCGTAGACCAAGGGGTCGTCCACCTGGTTCCAAAAACAAGCCTAAACCACCAGTTATTATCACCAGAGAAAGTGCAAACGCCCTAAGAGCTCACATTCTTGAAATTGGCAACGGCTGTGATGTATTCGATTGTATAGCCAACTATGCTCGGAGACGACAAAGGGGTATCTGTATATTATCCGGCAGTGGTACGGTCACCAACGTCACCATTAGACAACCATCAGCAACTGGTTCTGTGGTTACCCTTCATGGTAGATTCGAGATTTTATCACTTTCCGGTTCGTTTCTACCACCGCCAGCTCCACCCGGTGCCACCAGTTTAACCATCTTTTTAGCCGGTGGTCAAGGACAAGTTGTAGGTGGAAACGTAGTTGGTGAACTTATGGCAGCTGGACCTGTTATTGTCATAGCTTCATCCTTCACAAATGTAGCTTATGAGAGATTACCTTTAGAAGAAGATGACGGTGGTGGAAACGGCGGTGCAAACGGCGGTGGAAATGGAAATAACATGTTTGCTGATCCAGGTGCTACTACACAACAAGGTGGGTTACCTTTCTTTAATTTGCCACTTAATATGCCTCCTAATGTTCAATTACCAGTTGAAGGATGGCCTGGAAATTCCAGTGGTAATAGACCTCCATTTTGA
- the LOC107933704 gene encoding transcriptional regulator SUPERMAN, producing the protein MATELGLLSLNHLQKLAQSQQHQTHHHHHHHHHQVNPNSTAGSWMWNPIKAQEVPHEPDDYESWEVKAFAEETSNAMGTTWPPRSYTCTFCRREFRSAQALGGHMNVHRRDRARLHQTQPPPHGGDATTGPLINHTLLYQFPSPNGLFFTSSPTNNACSIDSPYHPSVPPKNFPATPPGLNSSSSLCSSSQDLKETSMEDLDLELRLGHRPKTTIKEQNQRA; encoded by the coding sequence ATGGCTACTGAGCTTGGCCTTCTCTCATTGAACCACCTTCAAAAGTTAGCTCAATCTCAACAACACCAgacccatcatcatcatcatcatcatcatcatcaagttAACCCTAATTCAACGGCTGGCTCGTGGATGTGGAACCCCATCAAGGCTCAAGAAGTACCCCATGAACCAGATGATTATGAGTCATGGGAAGTTAAGGCCTTTGCTGAAGAAACAAGCAATGCTATGGGCACAACTTGGCCACCAAGGTCATATACTTGCACTTTTTGCCGACGAGAATTCCGGTCAGCTCAAGCACTCGGTGGTCACATGAACGTTCACCGCCGTGACAGAGCTCGTCTTCACCAAACACAACCACCACCCCACGGTGGTGATGCTACTACTGGTCCATTAATCAACCATACTCTCCTCTACCAATTCCCTAGCCCTAATGGTCTTTTCTTCACTTCTTCACCTACCAACAATGCATGTTCCATTGATTCACCTTACCATCCTTCGGTGCCGCCGAAAAATTTTCCGGCAACCCCTCCGGGGTTGAATAGTTCTTCTTCTCTTTGTTCCTCATCTCAAGATCTCAAGGAAACATCAATGGAAGATCTTGATCTAGAACTTCGATTAGGGCATAGACCAAAAACAACAATAAAAGAACAAAATCAAAGAGCTTGA